One genomic segment of Hydrogenobacter sp. includes these proteins:
- a CDS encoding transposase codes for FVPREERAILEKPVAIDFGVKDKLTLSNGIKIDFEVAESKRLKRLQRELAKKKKGSKNREKTRQKLAREYERIENRRKDAINKIIAFLKLYSMVVFQQDSISSWHKGWFSRAVQYSGIGKLRERLSSSLLPVLEIDRFEPTSRVCCECGAYFENLKLSDRTVFCPECGNQIDRDLNACLVMLRKVSPALRVVGLDRPKLTPAERSASARILGSNPYIRVSYLVEAGSSSSY; via the coding sequence CTTTGTGCCGAGAGAGGAAAGAGCTATTTTAGAAAAACCTGTGGCAATAGACTTTGGAGTGAAAGACAAGCTAACACTTTCTAATGGTATAAAGATTGACTTTGAGGTGGCAGAAAGCAAAAGACTTAAAAGGCTACAGAGAGAGCTTGCAAAAAAGAAAAAAGGCTCAAAGAATAGAGAGAAGACAAGACAAAAACTGGCAAGAGAGTATGAGAGGATTGAAAACAGAAGAAAGGATGCTATAAACAAGATTATCGCTTTTTTAAAGCTCTACAGCATGGTAGTATTTCAGCAAGACAGCATCAGCTCATGGCATAAAGGCTGGTTTTCAAGAGCGGTTCAATACTCAGGGATAGGAAAGTTAAGGGAGAGGTTGAGTTCCAGCCTCCTGCCTGTCCTTGAGATTGACCGCTTTGAACCAACTTCAAGAGTATGCTGTGAGTGTGGGGCATATTTTGAAAATCTTAAGCTTTCTGACAGGACAGTTTTCTGTCCTGAGTGTGGCAACCAGATAGACAGAGACTTAAATGCGTGTCTTGTGATGCTTAGAAAGGTCTCACCCGCCTTAAGGGTGGTAGGGTTGGACCGACCCAAGCTTACGCCTGCGGAGAGGTCCGCCTCTGCACGAATACTGGGTTCTAACCCCTATATTCGTGTAAGCTACC